A DNA window from Helianthus annuus cultivar XRQ/B chromosome 15, HanXRQr2.0-SUNRISE, whole genome shotgun sequence contains the following coding sequences:
- the LOC110914014 gene encoding uncharacterized protein LOC110914014 encodes MSDLMRTSSRSESENHFFGKICNPKCTLVEFLSHFDTAIEAQRHVHRKKDHDTRYTTPNVWNSDFVLERQASEIYTRMIVFDVQLEIQHDQPTTAFYEVMIREEDVTVKCSCNREFPRQYILRRWTREAVPSRSPGSILTDGGDPDRSVNVNRCIREIRNVTEYVINKLVSKFDELCNFRDHLKQFMSVADDAQFVAPPNTRRNRFAELLGVAPMNTVTIRVPIGTRFKGCGSHKHMKSKKEQAVSQAGKKRRRCSKCKKFGHNSRTCGKYNVKAKDASTLEKADGGAEDGEDNNEHTGPSSEDGDDVFYTSEIAEDADDEQISE; translated from the exons ATGTCCGATCTTATGCGGACGTCTTCCCGATCCGAAAGCGAGAATCACTTCTTTGGTAAGATTTGCAATCCCAAGTGTACTTTGGTTGAATTTCTTAGCCACTTTGACACGGCTATTGAGGCGCAAAGACACGTGCATCGTAAAAAGGACCATGACACTCGTTATACGACACCCAATGTATGGAATAGTGATTTTGTTCTTGAGAGACAAGCATCTGAGATATATACCAGAATGATTGTTTTTGATGTTCAATTGGAAATTCAACATG ATCAGCCAACAACTGCATTTTATGAG GTTATGATACGTGAGGAGGACGTTACTGTTAAATGCAGCTGCAACAG GGAGTTTCCTAGACAATATATTTTGAGGCGTTGGACTCGCGAAGCAGTTCCAAGTAGGTCACCCGGGTCCATCCTTACGGATGGGGGCGATCCAGATCGAAGCGTCAATGTCAATCGTTGCATTCGTGAGATTAGAAATGTAACCGAGTATGTTATAAATAAGTTGGTATCCAAGTTTGACGAGCTGTGTAATTTTCGTGACCACCTCAAGCAGTTTATGTCAGTTGCTGATGACGCTCAGTTTGTTGCCCCTCCCAACACAAGACGTAATAGGTTTGCTGAACTACTTGGTGTTGCTCCTATGAACACGGTGACTATTCGTGTTCCTATTGGTACTAGGTTTAAAGGGTGTGGATCTCATAAACACATGAAATCTAAAAAGGAGCAAGCTGTAAGTCAAGCTGGGAAGAAACGTCGGCGATGTTCAAAGTGTAAGAAATTTGGTCACAATAGTCGTACATGCGGAAAATACAATGTGAAAGCGAAGGATGCAAGCACTTTAGAGAAGGCCGATGGTGGTGCGGAGGACGGAGAAGATAATAATGAACATACTGGACCTAGCTCTGAGGACGGAGATGATGTGTTTTACACATCGGAAATAGCTGAAGATGCCGATGACGAACAGATTTCTGAGTAG